A section of the Virgibacillus sp. NKC19-3 genome encodes:
- the rpsJ gene encoding 30S ribosomal protein S10 → MAKEKIRIRLKAYDHRILDQSGEKIVDTAKRSGAKVSGPIPLPTERSVYTVLRSVHKHKDAREQFEMRTHKRLVDIVDPTPQTVDSLMRLDLPSGVDIEIKL, encoded by the coding sequence ATGGCAAAAGAGAAAATTCGAATTCGACTAAAAGCGTATGATCACCGTATCCTAGATCAATCTGGTGAGAAAATTGTAGATACTGCAAAGCGTTCCGGAGCCAAGGTTTCTGGACCAATTCCATTACCTACAGAGAGATCGGTTTATACGGTGTTACGTAGTGTGCATAAGCACAAAGATGCACGTGAACAATTCGAAATGCGTACACATAAACGCTTGGTCGACATTGTTGATCCAACACCACAGACGGTTGACTCGCTAATGCGTCTTGATTTACCATCTGGTGTGGATATTGAAATCAAATTATAA
- the rplC gene encoding 50S ribosomal protein L3, with amino-acid sequence MTKGILGRKIGMTQLFSENGELTPVTVIQAEPNVVLQKRTQENDGYEALQLGFADEKESRTNKAEKGHAEKAGTIPKRYVREIRGAEVDGYEVGQEIGVDIFGAGDKIDVTGTSKGKGFQGSIKRLNQQRGPKTHGSHFHRSTGSMGEMNSGRVFKGRQLPGQMGGDQVTIQNLDVVRVDAENNLLLIKGNIPGAKKSFVKITSSTKAN; translated from the coding sequence ATGACGAAAGGAATCTTAGGTCGTAAAATCGGCATGACTCAGCTATTCTCTGAGAACGGAGAGTTAACCCCTGTAACGGTTATTCAGGCTGAGCCTAATGTAGTTCTACAAAAAAGAACACAGGAAAATGATGGCTATGAGGCATTGCAACTCGGTTTTGCTGATGAAAAGGAATCACGTACGAATAAAGCGGAAAAAGGTCATGCTGAAAAAGCGGGCACAATCCCTAAGCGCTACGTTCGTGAAATCCGTGGCGCAGAAGTTGATGGCTATGAAGTTGGCCAGGAAATCGGCGTCGATATTTTTGGTGCCGGGGACAAAATTGATGTGACAGGGACCTCTAAAGGGAAAGGTTTCCAAGGATCTATCAAGCGTCTCAATCAACAACGCGGACCTAAAACACACGGTTCTCATTTTCATCGTTCCACTGGTTCAATGGGAGAAATGAACTCCGGTCGTGTTTTCAAAGGTCGTCAATTACCAGGACAAATGGGCGGCGATCAAGTCACAATTCAAAACCTTGATGTTGTTCGAGTAGATGCTGAGAACAATCTACTATTAATTAAAGGAAATATTCCTGGTGCGAAAAAATCATTCGTAAAAATTACAAGTTCAACAAAGGCTAACTAA
- the rplD gene encoding 50S ribosomal protein L4: protein MPKVTLLKQDGTQAGDMELNDSVFGIEPNTHVLHEAVVMQRASLRQGTHAVKNRSDVRGGGAKPWRQKGTGRARQGSTRAPQWVGGGVVFGPTPRSYSYKLPKKVRRLALKSALSSKVKEGNLVALEGIAMDVPKTKEVVKMLEALQVDTKALIVTADKDETVNRSANNLQNVNVLTVDEINVLDLLTHDKLIVTKDAAEKAGEVLV from the coding sequence ATGCCTAAAGTAACATTATTAAAACAAGACGGCACGCAAGCAGGAGATATGGAATTAAATGATTCTGTATTTGGTATTGAGCCGAACACGCATGTACTACATGAAGCAGTAGTCATGCAGCGCGCATCATTAAGGCAGGGCACACATGCTGTTAAAAATCGTTCCGACGTTCGCGGTGGCGGTGCTAAACCTTGGCGCCAGAAGGGAACCGGACGTGCACGTCAAGGTTCTACTCGTGCACCACAGTGGGTAGGCGGTGGCGTTGTTTTTGGCCCTACACCACGCAGCTATAGCTATAAGTTGCCGAAGAAAGTTCGTCGCCTAGCGCTTAAATCCGCACTATCTTCAAAAGTAAAAGAAGGAAATCTAGTTGCCTTGGAAGGTATTGCAATGGATGTTCCAAAGACTAAGGAAGTCGTGAAAATGCTTGAAGCGCTTCAGGTAGATACAAAAGCATTAATCGTAACGGCTGACAAAGACGAGACAGTAAATCGTTCAGCAAATAATCTACAAAACGTTAATGTACTAACCGTAGATGAAATAAATGTACTGGACTTGCTTACGCATGACAAGCTGATCGTTACGAAAGATGCAGCTGAAAAAGCAGGGGAGGTGCTTGTATAA
- the rplW gene encoding 50S ribosomal protein L23, giving the protein MKESRDILKSPVITENTADLMEEKKYTFEVDPKANKTEIKAAVELVFGVKVVKVNTMNLKGKFKRFGIYPMRRMPSDGGYRSDRKKAIVQLSEDSKDLDFYEG; this is encoded by the coding sequence ATGAAAGAATCAAGAGATATTCTTAAGAGCCCTGTGATTACAGAGAATACTGCAGATTTAATGGAAGAAAAGAAATATACGTTCGAAGTAGATCCAAAGGCAAATAAAACAGAGATTAAAGCTGCTGTTGAACTCGTTTTTGGTGTTAAAGTGGTCAAAGTAAACACCATGAACCTTAAAGGTAAATTCAAGCGATTTGGTATTTACCCAATGAGAAGAATGCCGAGCGACGGTGGTTACCGTTCAGATCGTAAAAAAGCTATCGTTCAGCTTTCAGAAGACAGTAAAGACCTGGACTTTTATGAAGGCTAA
- the rplB gene encoding 50S ribosomal protein L2: MAIKKFRPTSNGRRNMSTSDFAEVTTDTPEKSLLSPVYKRGGRNNQGKLTVRHQGGGHKRQYRMIDFKRDKDGIPGRVATVEYDPNRTANIALINYVDGEKRYILAPKGMKVGQKIEAGENADIKTGNALPLANIPVGTIIHNIELKPGRGGQLARSAGAEAQILGREDKYTLVRLGSGEVRLVLSTCRATIGQVGNIEHELIRVGKAGRRRWKGVRPTVRGSVMNPNDHPHGGGEGRAPIGLDSPVSPWGKPTIGYKTRKRNKPSDKYIVRKRKTKK, from the coding sequence ATGGCAATTAAAAAATTCAGACCAACATCAAATGGAAGACGTAACATGTCTACATCTGATTTTGCTGAGGTTACAACAGATACTCCGGAGAAATCCCTGCTTAGCCCCGTATACAAACGTGGCGGACGTAATAATCAAGGGAAATTAACCGTACGCCATCAAGGTGGCGGTCATAAACGTCAATATCGCATGATCGACTTCAAACGTGATAAAGATGGTATACCAGGACGTGTTGCTACCGTTGAGTATGATCCAAACCGTACTGCGAATATCGCATTAATTAATTACGTTGATGGAGAAAAGCGTTATATTTTAGCTCCAAAAGGAATGAAGGTAGGACAAAAAATTGAAGCTGGAGAGAATGCGGACATCAAAACAGGTAACGCACTTCCACTTGCAAATATTCCAGTAGGGACAATCATTCACAATATCGAATTAAAACCTGGTCGTGGTGGACAACTTGCACGTTCAGCCGGAGCAGAAGCACAAATCCTTGGACGTGAAGATAAATACACATTGGTTCGTCTGGGTTCAGGAGAAGTTCGCCTGGTATTGTCAACTTGCCGCGCAACAATTGGTCAAGTTGGTAATATTGAGCATGAATTAATTCGTGTTGGTAAGGCAGGTCGCAGGCGCTGGAAAGGTGTCCGTCCAACTGTACGTGGTTCTGTAATGAATCCGAATGATCACCCGCACGGTGGTGGTGAAGGACGTGCTCCAATTGGACTGGATTCGCCAGTATCACCTTGGGGTAAACCTACGATTGGTTACAAGACTCGTAAGCGTAATAAACCGTCAGATAAATATATCGTTCGTAAGCGTAAGACTAAGAAATAA
- the rpsS gene encoding 30S ribosomal protein S19 has protein sequence MGRSLKKGPFADDHLMAKVEKANESDKKQVIKTWSRRSTIFPNFVGHTFGVYDGRKHVPIYVTEDMVGHKLGEFAPTRTFKGHSGDDKKTRR, from the coding sequence ATGGGTCGTAGTCTTAAAAAAGGACCTTTTGCAGATGACCATCTAATGGCAAAAGTGGAGAAGGCCAATGAATCAGACAAAAAACAAGTAATAAAAACTTGGTCTCGTCGTTCAACTATTTTCCCTAACTTTGTCGGTCACACTTTTGGAGTATATGACGGACGTAAACATGTACCTATTTATGTGACAGAGGATATGGTCGGACATAAATTAGGAGAATTCGCGCCAACCCGGACATTCAAAGGACATTCCGGTGATGATAAGAAAACAAGACGATAA
- the rplV gene encoding 50S ribosomal protein L22, with protein MQAKASAKQVRIAPRKVRLVVDLIRGKDVGEAVAILRHTERGASPVVEKVLNSAIANAEHNYEMEPDNLVISEAYVDEGVTLKRFRPRAQGRASKINKRTSHVTVVVSEKKEG; from the coding sequence ATGCAAGCTAAAGCTAGTGCGAAACAAGTTCGTATTGCTCCTCGTAAAGTCCGTTTAGTCGTTGATCTGATTCGAGGAAAAGATGTAGGTGAAGCAGTTGCAATATTGCGCCATACAGAGCGTGGTGCTTCTCCAGTCGTAGAGAAAGTATTAAATTCTGCCATCGCAAATGCAGAACATAACTACGAAATGGAACCAGATAACTTAGTGATTTCTGAAGCATATGTAGATGAAGGTGTCACATTGAAACGTTTCCGCCCACGTGCACAAGGACGTGCAAGTAAAATCAATAAACGCACAAGCCACGTAACAGTGGTTGTATCAGAAAAGAAGGAGGGATAG
- the rpsC gene encoding 30S ribosomal protein S3: MGQKVNPTGLRIGVIKDWESKWYAGRDYADLLHEDIKIREYLENRLSTAAVSSIEIERAANRVNITIHTGKPGMVIGKGGSEVEALRKSLNSLTGKRVHINIVEIKKVDLDAKLVADNIARQLENRVSFRRAQKQTIQRAMRGGAKGIRTQVSGRLAGADIARAEDYSEGTVPLHTLRADIDFGTAEADTTYGKLGVKVWIYRGEVLPTKTDDK, from the coding sequence GTGGGTCAAAAAGTAAATCCAACCGGTCTTCGCATAGGCGTCATTAAAGACTGGGAGTCAAAATGGTATGCCGGCAGAGACTATGCAGACTTGCTGCATGAAGATATTAAAATCAGAGAATATCTTGAAAACCGTCTGAGTACAGCTGCTGTTTCTTCTATTGAGATCGAACGTGCAGCAAACCGTGTCAATATCACCATTCACACTGGAAAACCAGGTATGGTAATTGGTAAAGGCGGTTCAGAAGTAGAAGCATTACGTAAATCATTAAATAGCTTGACTGGTAAACGTGTCCATATTAATATTGTTGAAATCAAGAAAGTTGACCTTGATGCAAAATTAGTTGCTGACAACATTGCCCGTCAGTTGGAAAACCGTGTTTCATTCCGTCGTGCGCAGAAGCAAACCATTCAACGAGCCATGCGCGGTGGAGCTAAGGGAATTAGAACACAGGTGTCCGGACGTCTAGCCGGAGCAGATATTGCCCGTGCGGAAGATTATAGTGAAGGGACCGTACCACTACACACATTACGTGCCGATATTGACTTTGGTACAGCAGAAGCTGATACTACTTATGGTAAATTAGGTGTTAAAGTGTGGATCTATCGTGGGGAAGTCCTTCCAACGAAAACAGACGATAAATAG
- the rplP gene encoding 50S ribosomal protein L16 → MLMPKRVKYRKQHRGKMGGRAKGGTTVSFGEYGLQATEASWISSRQIEAARIAMTRYMKRGGKVWIKVFPDKPYTAKPLEVRMGSGKGAPEGWVAVVKPGKIMFEIAGVEEEVAREALRLAAHKLPIKTKFVSRAEIGGESNEG, encoded by the coding sequence ATGTTAATGCCTAAACGTGTGAAATATCGTAAACAACATCGTGGTAAAATGGGAGGCCGGGCAAAAGGCGGAACAACTGTGTCTTTTGGCGAGTATGGCCTGCAAGCTACAGAGGCCTCATGGATCTCAAGTCGACAAATTGAAGCTGCCCGTATTGCAATGACTCGTTACATGAAACGTGGCGGTAAAGTATGGATTAAGGTTTTTCCTGATAAGCCATACACTGCTAAGCCCCTTGAGGTACGCATGGGTTCCGGTAAAGGTGCTCCAGAAGGTTGGGTAGCAGTAGTAAAACCAGGAAAAATAATGTTTGAAATCGCAGGTGTAGAAGAAGAGGTTGCACGCGAAGCCCTACGTCTTGCTGCACACAAATTGCCGATTAAAACAAAATTTGTAAGTAGAGCAGAAATTGGTGGTGAAAGCAATGAAGGCTAA
- the rpmC gene encoding 50S ribosomal protein L29 has protein sequence MKANEIRELTTAEIEQKVTSLKEELFNLRFQLATGQLENTARLREVRKSIARMKTVARQRELNVNN, from the coding sequence ATGAAGGCTAATGAAATTAGAGAACTGACCACTGCCGAAATTGAACAAAAGGTTACTTCATTGAAAGAAGAACTATTTAATTTACGCTTCCAACTTGCAACAGGACAATTGGAAAACACGGCACGTCTCCGTGAAGTGAGAAAATCAATTGCCCGCATGAAAACCGTTGCTCGTCAACGTGAATTAAACGTAAATAACTGA
- the rpsQ gene encoding 30S ribosomal protein S17, with the protein MSERNNRKVYTGRVVSDKMDKTINVVVETYKFHPLYGKRVRYSTKFKTHDENNQAKTGDIVRIMETRPLSATKRFRLVEVVEEAIII; encoded by the coding sequence ATGTCTGAACGTAATAATCGTAAGGTATATACAGGTCGTGTTGTGTCAGATAAAATGGATAAAACGATTAATGTAGTTGTTGAAACATATAAATTTCATCCGCTATATGGGAAACGCGTTCGTTATTCTACAAAATTCAAAACACATGATGAAAATAATCAAGCAAAAACCGGCGACATTGTTCGTATTATGGAAACTCGTCCACTATCAGCAACAAAACGCTTTCGTCTAGTTGAAGTTGTTGAAGAAGCGATCATTATATAA
- the rplN gene encoding 50S ribosomal protein L14 — protein sequence MIQQETRLKVADNSGAREVLTVKVLGGSGRKTANIGDVVVCTVKQATPGGVVKKGEVVRAVIVRSKSGARRKDGSYISFDENAAVIVRDDKSPRGTRIFGPVARELRDAKFMKIVSLAPEVL from the coding sequence ATGATTCAACAGGAAACTCGTTTAAAAGTTGCAGATAACTCTGGCGCCCGTGAAGTATTAACCGTCAAAGTATTAGGCGGATCAGGACGGAAAACAGCTAATATTGGTGATGTTGTTGTTTGCACGGTGAAACAAGCAACACCAGGCGGCGTTGTCAAAAAAGGTGAAGTTGTCAGAGCTGTCATTGTACGTTCTAAATCTGGTGCACGCCGTAAAGATGGATCATATATCAGTTTTGATGAAAACGCAGCGGTAATTGTCCGCGATGATAAAAGTCCAAGAGGAACTCGTATTTTCGGACCAGTCGCACGTGAATTACGCGATGCGAAATTCATGAAAATCGTATCACTAGCTCCAGAAGTTTTATAG
- the rplX gene encoding 50S ribosomal protein L24, with product MHVKKGDKVKVLSGKDAGKEGTILEAYPSKDRVLVEGVNMVKKHAKPSQDNPQGGILDLEAAIHASNVMPIDPKSGEPTRVGYEVRDGKKVRIAKKSGEAIDK from the coding sequence ATGCATGTAAAAAAAGGTGATAAAGTAAAAGTACTTTCCGGTAAAGACGCGGGTAAAGAAGGTACGATTTTAGAGGCATATCCATCGAAGGATCGTGTTCTTGTCGAAGGCGTCAATATGGTCAAAAAACACGCAAAACCTTCACAGGATAACCCACAAGGTGGAATTCTAGATCTTGAAGCAGCAATTCATGCTTCTAATGTGATGCCAATTGATCCGAAATCCGGTGAGCCAACTCGAGTTGGATATGAAGTACGTGATGGAAAGAAAGTCCGCATCGCCAAAAAATCCGGTGAAGCAATAGATAAATAA
- the rplE gene encoding 50S ribosomal protein L5, whose protein sequence is MNGLKQQYKDDVLPSLMNKFNYDSVMEVPTIEKIVINMGVGDAVQNSKALDSVVEELALISGQKPVVTRAKKSIAGFRLREGMPIGAKVTLRGERMYEFLQKLIGVSLPRVRDFRGISKKAFDGRGNYTLGVKEQLIFPEINYDKINKVRGMDIVIVTTSNTDEEARELLGQLGMPFQK, encoded by the coding sequence ATGAATGGACTAAAACAACAATATAAAGATGATGTATTACCATCTTTGATGAATAAATTTAATTATGACTCGGTTATGGAAGTGCCTACAATTGAAAAAATAGTAATCAACATGGGTGTTGGTGACGCAGTTCAAAATTCAAAAGCACTCGATAGCGTTGTTGAGGAGCTTGCATTAATTTCCGGTCAGAAGCCTGTAGTGACTCGTGCAAAAAAATCAATCGCTGGTTTTCGCCTTCGTGAAGGAATGCCAATCGGGGCAAAAGTAACACTTCGCGGTGAGCGTATGTACGAATTCCTTCAAAAGCTTATTGGTGTATCACTTCCACGTGTACGTGATTTTCGTGGTATTTCAAAAAAAGCCTTCGATGGTCGCGGTAACTACACATTAGGTGTGAAAGAACAGCTGATTTTCCCGGAAATTAACTATGATAAAATAAACAAAGTGCGTGGTATGGATATTGTCATTGTAACAACATCCAATACTGACGAAGAAGCGCGTGAGCTTTTAGGTCAGCTAGGCATGCCTTTCCAAAAATAA
- a CDS encoding type Z 30S ribosomal protein S14 translates to MAKKSMIAKQKRPQKYQVREYTRCERCGRPHSVIRKFKLCRICFRELAYKGQIPGVKKASW, encoded by the coding sequence TTGGCTAAAAAATCAATGATTGCGAAACAAAAACGTCCGCAAAAATATCAAGTACGTGAATATACACGTTGTGAACGTTGTGGCCGTCCGCATTCTGTAATTCGTAAATTTAAACTTTGCCGTATTTGCTTCCGTGAACTTGCCTATAAAGGTCAAATTCCTGGTGTCAAAAAAGCAAGCTGGTAA
- the rpsH gene encoding 30S ribosomal protein S8, with protein MVMTDPIADMLTRIRNANMVKHEKLELPSSTIKKDIADILKREGFVSDYEFIEDNKQGILRIFLKYGVEEQQVITGIKRISKPGLRVYAKAAEVPRVLNGLGIAIVSTSKGVLSDKEARSQAVGGEVLAYVW; from the coding sequence ATGGTCATGACAGATCCAATCGCAGATATGCTAACTCGAATTCGTAATGCTAACATGGTAAAACATGAAAAATTAGAGCTTCCATCTTCTACAATCAAGAAAGATATCGCTGATATCCTTAAACGTGAAGGTTTTGTCTCGGATTATGAATTCATTGAGGACAATAAACAAGGAATTCTGCGCATTTTCCTTAAATATGGCGTAGAGGAGCAACAAGTAATTACAGGTATCAAGCGTATTAGTAAACCAGGTCTGCGTGTTTATGCAAAAGCTGCCGAAGTACCTCGCGTACTTAACGGTTTAGGTATAGCTATCGTTTCAACATCAAAAGGAGTGCTATCTGATAAAGAAGCACGTTCACAAGCTGTTGGTGGCGAAGTATTGGCATATGTTTGGTAA
- the rplF gene encoding 50S ribosomal protein L6, whose amino-acid sequence MSRIGLKPIEIPEGVEVTFNGHTVTVKGPKGELTRDLHQDMKINTEDNMITIERPSDHKDHRALHGTTRSLISNMIEGVHKGFEKSLEINGVGYRALKQGDKIVINAGYSHPVEIQQRDGIEIDVPQNAQIVVKGIDKELVGAVAANIRAIRPPEPYKGKGIRYANEYLRRKEGKTAK is encoded by the coding sequence ATGTCTCGTATAGGACTTAAGCCAATTGAAATCCCAGAGGGTGTAGAGGTTACGTTTAATGGCCATACGGTTACTGTTAAAGGACCTAAAGGTGAATTAACCCGGGACTTACACCAGGATATGAAAATTAATACAGAAGATAATATGATTACAATTGAGCGCCCAAGCGATCATAAAGATCATCGCGCGTTACATGGAACGACTCGTAGTTTGATCAGCAACATGATTGAAGGTGTTCATAAAGGCTTTGAAAAATCCCTTGAAATTAACGGTGTTGGATATCGTGCCCTAAAACAGGGAGATAAAATTGTGATTAACGCAGGTTATTCGCACCCGGTGGAAATCCAGCAGCGTGACGGCATCGAAATCGATGTACCCCAGAACGCACAAATCGTTGTTAAAGGTATTGATAAGGAACTTGTAGGGGCGGTTGCTGCGAATATTAGAGCGATTAGACCTCCGGAACCTTATAAAGGGAAAGGTATTCGTTACGCAAACGAATATCTGCGCCGTAAAGAAGGTAAAACTGCGAAGTAA
- the rplR gene encoding 50S ribosomal protein L18 translates to MITKPDKNVTRKRRHARVRDKVVGTEARPRLNVYRSNKHIYVQLIDDKRGNTVASASTKDNELASEAHVNIESAKQVGEMIAKRAQDKGYKSVVFDRGGYLYHGRVKALADAAREAGLEF, encoded by the coding sequence ATGATCACAAAACCTGACAAGAATGTTACACGTAAGAGAAGACATGCTCGTGTCCGTGATAAAGTTGTTGGAACCGAAGCTCGTCCTCGCTTAAATGTGTATCGTTCAAACAAACACATCTATGTACAATTAATCGATGATAAACGTGGAAATACAGTAGCAAGTGCTTCTACAAAGGATAACGAACTGGCGTCAGAAGCGCATGTTAATATAGAATCAGCGAAACAAGTCGGAGAAATGATCGCTAAACGTGCCCAGGATAAAGGTTACAAATCAGTCGTATTTGACCGTGGCGGCTATCTTTATCATGGACGTGTGAAGGCATTGGCAGATGCTGCCCGCGAGGCAGGTCTTGAATTTTAA
- the rpsE gene encoding 30S ribosomal protein S5, with the protein MRTTIDPNNLDLEERVVAINRVAKVVKGGRNFRFAALVVVGDKNGHVGFGTGKALEVPEAIKKAVDDAKKKLITVPIVGTTIPHQIHGRFGSGNVLMKPATEGTGVISGGPVRAILELAGVGDIVTKSLGSNTPINMIRATLNGLTNLKRAEDVAKLRGKSVEELLG; encoded by the coding sequence ATGAGAACTACCATCGATCCGAACAATCTAGATCTTGAAGAAAGAGTTGTTGCGATCAACCGCGTTGCAAAAGTAGTAAAGGGGGGACGTAATTTCCGCTTTGCTGCGTTAGTAGTTGTTGGAGACAAAAATGGCCATGTAGGTTTTGGTACAGGTAAAGCACTGGAAGTACCGGAAGCAATTAAAAAAGCTGTGGACGATGCAAAGAAAAAATTAATCACCGTACCTATCGTTGGAACTACCATCCCACACCAGATTCATGGACGTTTTGGCTCCGGTAATGTACTCATGAAGCCGGCAACAGAAGGTACAGGAGTTATCTCCGGTGGCCCAGTTCGTGCGATTTTGGAACTGGCTGGTGTTGGCGATATTGTAACGAAATCACTAGGCTCCAATACACCAATTAATATGATTCGTGCAACATTAAATGGCTTAACAAACCTAAAACGCGCAGAAGACGTAGCCAAACTACGTGGAAAGTCTGTGGAAGAACTGTTAGGATAA
- the rpmD gene encoding 50S ribosomal protein L30 has protein sequence MSNKLEITLTRSVIGGKERQRKTVQALGLKKIHQSVVHEDTPAIRGMVDQVAHLLTVKEVQ, from the coding sequence ATGTCCAACAAATTAGAAATCACCCTCACACGCAGTGTCATTGGTGGAAAAGAAAGACAGCGTAAAACTGTTCAAGCATTAGGACTTAAGAAAATTCATCAATCCGTTGTACATGAAGATACCCCGGCCATCCGTGGAATGGTTGATCAGGTAGCTCATCTTCTAACGGTAAAAGAAGTTCAATAA
- the rplO gene encoding 50S ribosomal protein L15 encodes MKLHELKASEGTRKERNRVGRGMSSGNGKTSARGHKGQKARSGGGTRPGFEGGQMPLFQRLPKRGFTNIHRKEFAIVNLDALNRFEDGTEITPELLLEEGVVSKPKAGIKVLGKGAIEKNLTVKANKFSASAKEAIEAAGGKTEVV; translated from the coding sequence ATGAAACTTCATGAATTGAAGGCATCAGAAGGAACTCGCAAAGAACGTAACCGTGTAGGTCGTGGAATGTCATCCGGAAATGGTAAAACATCTGCAAGAGGACATAAAGGCCAAAAGGCACGTTCTGGTGGTGGCACTCGTCCAGGGTTCGAAGGTGGCCAAATGCCATTATTCCAACGCCTGCCAAAACGCGGATTTACAAATATTCACCGCAAGGAATTTGCCATTGTAAACCTTGATGCGCTAAATCGTTTTGAAGACGGCACAGAAATCACACCTGAGCTATTACTTGAAGAAGGTGTCGTAAGCAAACCTAAAGCCGGCATTAAAGTGCTTGGTAAGGGAGCGATCGAAAAGAATCTAACAGTAAAAGCTAATAAGTTCTCTGCTTCAGCAAAAGAAGCAATCGAGGCAGCGGGCGGTAAAACAGAGGTGGTTTAA